The genomic window TGGAGATACATATTTCAACTCAGGCCGGTATCGTCAACTATGTAACAGCTAATGAGTTTTATAATATGGGTGCTAAGCGAGTGGTGCTCGCAAGAGAGCTCTCACTTGAAGAAATAGCCGAGATAAGAGCCAAAACACCTAAGGATCTCGAAATAGAGTGCTTTGTTCACGGTGCTATGTGCGTCAGCTTTTCGGGAAGATGCCTTCTGTCACAGTATCTTGTAAACCGTGATGCCAACCGTGGTGAATGCGCTCAGCCTTGCAGATGGGGTTATCATCTTATGGAAGAAAAAAGGGTAGGGGAGTTCTACCCTATCTTTGAGGAAGAAAAGGGCAGCTACATTCTTAACGCCAAGGATATGTGCATGATCGACCATATCGACAAGTTAGCACAGGCAGGTGTTGACAGCTTCAAGATCGAGGGCAGGGCTAAGTCTTCATACTATGTATCTGTAGTGACTAATGCATATCGTATGGCTATGGATATCTATAAAAAAGACCCTGAAAACTACAAACTGCCTGAATGGATACACGATGAAGTGTTCAAGGTAAGCCACAGAGCTTACTGCACAGGCTTTTTCTTCGGCCACCCCAAGGACTGCCAGTACTATGAAAACAGCGGCTATATCAGAGAATATGATGTTGTGGCAATAGTCGATAAGTGCGAAAACGGCAGGATATATGCCACACAGCGAAACAAATTCAACAAGGGCGATAAACTTGAGGTGCTTGCACCATACAGTAAGCCGGTAGCTCTGACAGCTGATGAGCTTTTTGATGAGCATGACAATACAATTGACACCGCAAATCACGCAATGATGAGATTTTCTATCGCATCTGATCTGGAATTTCCCAAAAACTCTATAATAAGAAAAGAGGTATAAGCAATGCGTGATATTATAGAGATAGTTATTTTTGTATTACTAAATCTCTTGTTTGCCTATATCTGTATTATATGCTCGATCAAAGCGATCAAAAAGCTGAAAGGTCTCAGACATGGCAGTGTTCATAGAATGAGGATAGTCAAATATGAGCGTACAGAAAATCATCTTGGCGGCAGATACAGAGTGATACTCCATACAATAATCGTCAGTTCCGAAGATGATGACCCGGCTGTATTCTTATTGTCAACAAACAGTCATAAAGGCGCACGCTATAAGGATATGGAGTATGCCGATATATACACTTTACAAGGTCAAAAAGAAGCTGTTCTTAAAGAAGACATACCGCATCTCTACTTTGATGCTATTTTAGGGCTTGTTGTCGGTATGTTATGTCTGTTGTTAGTTTTATTCATAGCTCTTGCTCTGATAGATAAATGTATCTATAATTTCGGCTTGTTGGACTCTATTCAAGATCATTTCTATTAAAATAACGGCATACCACATATGCAGGTATGCCGTTATATACCTTATTCATCGTCCGTTTTGGGCGATTTTTCGTTTGTTACTTTTTTAACATTTGCCAGAGGGTTAGCTTCGGCAGCGTTTTTGAGGTTTTCGTTCGATAAATGCGTGTATATCTCGGTCGTGGCAATGCTCTTATGACCTAGAATATCCTTTAAAACAAGGGTATCCACGTTTCCGTGCTGATACATCAGCGTAGCGGCAGTATGACGCAGCTTGTGGGTCGTTATGCCCTTATTTCCAAGCCCTGCATTATTGAGATTTTCCTCAACTATCTGCTGAACACGCCTTTTGGCTATCCTTGTACGGTTAGATGAAAAGAACATGGCGTTCTTATGCTCGGCGAATTTAGGCTTTATCTGATTTCTGACCTGTAGATAATCATTCAGTGCCGATCTGCAAGCATTATTAAGATAAACTATGCGTTCCTTATTACCCTTACCAAGCAGGCGCAGAGTGCTGTT from Ruminococcus sp. NK3A76 includes these protein-coding regions:
- a CDS encoding U32 family peptidase — protein: MNRTLEILAPVGDMERLYAALDYGADAVYLGGTMFGMRAGSAKFDAQSLKIACNEAHSRGKRVYLTCNTLPHNNEMPMLEGFIKDATNAGVDAMIANDIGVFSLIKKYSPDMEIHISTQAGIVNYVTANEFYNMGAKRVVLARELSLEEIAEIRAKTPKDLEIECFVHGAMCVSFSGRCLLSQYLVNRDANRGECAQPCRWGYHLMEEKRVGEFYPIFEEEKGSYILNAKDMCMIDHIDKLAQAGVDSFKIEGRAKSSYYVSVVTNAYRMAMDIYKKDPENYKLPEWIHDEVFKVSHRAYCTGFFFGHPKDCQYYENSGYIREYDVVAIVDKCENGRIYATQRNKFNKGDKLEVLAPYSKPVALTADELFDEHDNTIDTANHAMMRFSIASDLEFPKNSIIRKEV